The Solibacillus sp. FSL W7-1436 genome window below encodes:
- a CDS encoding YpoC family protein, with the protein MMISVQQEAISKEAVDAWHGKWETLRETIHAAHERRDGSAQQFMIEGIGHFEQFIVDSSVTDAPFSVQSEYELMPINGMERLQFIKARPGQYACYRQLDELYKETKKRCARLRIKK; encoded by the coding sequence ATGATGATTTCAGTTCAACAAGAAGCAATCTCAAAAGAAGCGGTGGACGCCTGGCACGGTAAATGGGAGACATTGCGTGAAACGATTCATGCTGCCCATGAACGACGTGACGGATCAGCACAGCAATTCATGATAGAAGGAATCGGACATTTTGAACAGTTTATTGTGGATAGTTCTGTTACCGATGCACCGTTTTCAGTGCAAAGCGAGTATGAACTTATGCCAATCAACGGAATGGAACGTCTGCAGTTCATAAAAGCACGTCCAGGGCAATATGCATGCTATCGTCAATTGGACGAACTTTATAAAGAAACGAAAAAGCGCTGTGCAAGGCTGAGAATAAAAAAGTAA